GCGACGATCGTGCCATCTTTAATGGCTTTTGGATCCTCAACTGGCTTCATAATCACCACATCTCCCTCGGTAATCAGAGCCTCGATCATGCTGTCACCAGTGACCCGCAGGGCAAAGTACTGCGGTTGCAGCACCAACCCAGATAGGTCAAGATGTTCAACACCATCAGTAGCTGGCTCAGTCAAATAACCTGCGGCAATTTCCCCCCAGATGGGAACACCTTGAGATGCCGGATGCAAAATCCGAATAGTGCGAGCCTTGCCGGGAGTCCAGTCGATGTAGCCCTTACGTTGAAGGTGATCTAGGCGACTTTGAACCGGGGCTGGAGATTTAAGCCCCATTGCCTGCATCATCTGGCGAATTGATGGAGAATGCTGGTTCTTGCGAATGTAATCTACTAACCAATCGAACAATTCCTGCTGTACTGGAGTAAGCCGTTCCATGGGGATCTTTCTTGCGCGCTGCTAGATTCTAATTTTAGAACAAGCGTACCGCAAATATGCCATTTGTTCTAGTCCCTCAGAGA
Above is a genomic segment from Cyanobacteriota bacterium containing:
- the lexA gene encoding transcriptional repressor LexA; amino-acid sequence: MERLTPVQQELFDWLVDYIRKNQHSPSIRQMMQAMGLKSPAPVQSRLDHLQRKGYIDWTPGKARTIRILHPASQGVPIWGEIAAGYLTEPATDGVEHLDLSGLVLQPQYFALRVTGDSMIEALITEGDVVIMKPVEDPKAIKDGTIVAAYVDGQGTTLKHYYRKGNRVILKPANPNYEPIKVAATDVRVQGALVGVWRGYGAIG